The following proteins are co-located in the Desulfobulbaceae bacterium genome:
- the rplT gene encoding 50S ribosomal protein L20, which yields MPRVTRGFKARRRRNRVLKMAKGYVGGRHRLFRTATEAVDRALCYAYRDRRQKKRDFRALWIARISAAAKINGTSYSKFIGGLKKANIELDRKVLSHLAIVDANAFSQVIKQAS from the coding sequence ATGCCTCGAGTTACCCGTGGTTTTAAAGCGCGTCGACGAAGAAATAGAGTACTGAAAATGGCAAAAGGCTATGTCGGTGGACGTCATAGACTTTTCAGAACAGCAACTGAAGCTGTTGATCGTGCTTTGTGTTATGCTTATCGTGACCGTCGTCAGAAAAAAAGAGATTTCAGGGCCCTGTGGATTGCCCGAATTTCTGCAGCTGCCAAGATTAATGGCACTTCTTATAGTAAATTCATCGGCGGTCTGAAAAAAGCTAATATTGAGTTAGATCGAAAGGTTCTTTCCCATTTGGCTATCGTTGACGCGAACGCATTTTCACAAGTCATTAAACAAGCCTCTTAA
- the pheS gene encoding phenylalanine--tRNA ligase subunit alpha — MEDELLRLKSEASGSLEAASDEKALEAFRIDYLGRKGLFTSVMRNLGNAPAEDRPRLGKLANTIKNELETAFSERKEQLCSSLDTTTKKIVLDDQTLPGRVLPFGRLHPVTQVMEEICTVFERLGFTVAEGPDVEIDFYNFEGLNIPKHHPARDMHDTFYVSSNILLRTHTSPMQVRTMEKQPPPLRMIAPGKVYRCDSDITHTPMFHQVEGFLVDTKVSFADLKGILAVFIAKMFDENTAIRFRPSYFPFTEPSAEVDIACVICRGQGCRVCKQTGWLEILGAGLIDPEVFKKVGYDPEAYSGFAFGLGVERIAMLKYGITDIRLFYENDIRFLKQF, encoded by the coding sequence ATGGAAGATGAACTACTTCGCCTGAAAAGCGAAGCATCGGGTAGCCTTGAAGCTGCATCTGATGAAAAGGCCCTTGAAGCATTCCGGATTGATTATCTGGGCAGAAAGGGTCTTTTTACTTCAGTAATGCGTAATCTTGGTAACGCCCCTGCCGAAGATCGCCCACGCCTGGGCAAACTTGCAAATACAATAAAAAATGAACTGGAAACTGCCTTTAGTGAAAGAAAAGAGCAGTTGTGCAGTTCTTTAGATACGACTACGAAGAAGATTGTTCTCGATGATCAGACCTTACCCGGTAGAGTTTTGCCTTTTGGGCGTTTACATCCAGTTACCCAAGTCATGGAGGAGATTTGCACTGTATTTGAGAGACTTGGATTTACAGTTGCTGAGGGCCCGGATGTTGAGATCGATTTTTATAATTTTGAGGGACTTAATATCCCTAAGCATCATCCTGCTCGGGATATGCACGATACCTTTTATGTGAGCAGCAACATACTGCTGAGAACGCATACATCGCCAATGCAGGTTCGGACGATGGAAAAACAGCCACCGCCCCTGCGGATGATTGCGCCCGGAAAGGTTTACCGTTGTGACTCTGATATTACACATACCCCTATGTTCCACCAGGTTGAAGGGTTTCTGGTTGATACGAAGGTATCCTTTGCCGATTTAAAGGGCATTTTGGCCGTTTTTATTGCCAAAATGTTTGATGAAAATACGGCAATACGTTTTCGTCCTAGTTATTTCCCGTTTACAGAACCAAGTGCTGAAGTTGATATAGCTTGTGTTATCTGTCGAGGTCAAGGTTGTCGAGTTTGCAAGCAGACTGGTTGGCTTGAAATACTGGGCGCCGGATTGATAGATCCAGAAGTATTTAAGAAGGTTGGGTATGACCCTGAGGCATACAGCGGTTTTGCCTTTGGGCTCGGAGTGGAGAGGATCGCGATGTTGAAATATGGGATTACTGACATCCGACTTTTTTACGAGAACGATATACGCTTTCTTAAACAGTTCTAG
- the rpmI gene encoding 50S ribosomal protein L35, with protein sequence MPKMKTKRGAAKRFKKSASGKILRAKAFTSHILTKKSTKRKRNLRKGTEVDGADLKSIRKLIPYM encoded by the coding sequence ATGCCAAAGATGAAGACAAAGAGAGGCGCTGCAAAACGCTTTAAAAAAAGCGCCTCTGGTAAAATACTACGCGCTAAGGCTTTCACCAGCCATATTTTGACCAAAAAAAGTACCAAAAGAAAAAGAAATTTAAGGAAGGGTACTGAGGTAGATGGCGCAGATCTCAAGTCCATTAGGAAATTGATTCCTTATATGTAA